In one Synergistales bacterium genomic region, the following are encoded:
- the citF gene encoding citrate lyase subunit alpha, translating into MTEWVRNALGRQVPCTTPGLGELIPFSGAMTRIIGNTEVLRNCPPLKPEPPTRSKVTQSLRKAVEASGLENGMTVSFHHHVRNGDAVVSMVLQLLHEMGYRDLTLAPSSLTGVHDCVADYVRNGTIRCLFTSGLRGEVGRMVSRGEMDVPVVVRSHGGRARAVEEGSISIDVAFVAAPTCDPLGNATGSEGRSACGALGYPMLDARYARHVIAITDNLVDYPLAPRISIPQYDVNQVVEVDSLGDPSKIATGATRITNNPLDLRIAKSSFDLIQASGMLAPGFSFQVGGGAASLATASYVRTAMREQGIVGSFGMGGITGYMASMLEEGLFKALFDIQSFDAAVSDSIANNPNHMEIDVSWYANPFNRGCMVHNLDIVVLAALDIDTSFNVNVLTGNDGFLRGASGGHSDTAAGSSLCIVVAPSFRGGVPTIKEHIPTVVTPGETVDAVVTERGICINPRREDLLQEATRAGLPVVDIEKLHHDVTQLTGKPRPVEYDYDKVVALVEYRDGTIIDCAYKVQE; encoded by the coding sequence ATGACCGAATGGGTACGCAACGCCCTGGGGCGACAGGTCCCCTGCACAACGCCGGGACTCGGCGAGCTGATCCCCTTTTCGGGAGCGATGACGAGAATAATCGGAAATACTGAGGTGCTCCGGAACTGCCCGCCGCTGAAGCCTGAACCGCCCACGCGGAGCAAGGTGACGCAGAGCCTCAGGAAGGCCGTGGAGGCCTCCGGACTTGAAAACGGGATGACCGTCTCCTTCCACCACCACGTGCGCAACGGCGACGCCGTGGTTTCCATGGTATTACAGCTCCTCCACGAGATGGGGTACCGCGACCTCACTCTGGCGCCGAGCTCCCTCACCGGGGTGCACGACTGCGTGGCCGACTACGTCCGCAACGGCACGATCCGGTGCCTCTTCACCTCCGGCCTCCGCGGCGAGGTGGGGCGCATGGTCTCCAGAGGCGAAATGGACGTGCCCGTGGTAGTCCGCAGTCACGGCGGCCGTGCCCGGGCAGTGGAAGAGGGGAGCATCTCCATCGATGTGGCCTTTGTAGCGGCTCCCACCTGTGACCCTCTGGGTAACGCCACCGGCAGCGAAGGCCGCTCCGCCTGCGGCGCCCTGGGCTATCCCATGCTGGACGCACGGTATGCCCGGCACGTCATCGCCATCACCGACAACCTGGTGGACTACCCACTGGCGCCGCGGATCTCCATCCCACAGTACGACGTGAACCAGGTCGTAGAGGTCGACAGTCTCGGTGATCCATCAAAAATCGCCACTGGTGCAACCCGAATCACAAACAATCCGCTGGATCTCCGCATCGCCAAGAGCAGTTTCGACCTGATCCAGGCCTCGGGGATGCTGGCACCGGGTTTTTCGTTCCAGGTAGGAGGCGGTGCGGCAAGCCTTGCCACTGCTTCCTATGTTCGAACCGCCATGCGTGAACAGGGTATCGTGGGGAGCTTTGGGATGGGTGGCATTACCGGCTATATGGCCAGCATGCTCGAGGAGGGGCTTTTTAAGGCCCTTTTTGATATCCAGAGCTTCGATGCCGCAGTGAGTGATTCCATAGCCAACAATCCCAACCACATGGAGATCGATGTCTCCTGGTATGCCAATCCGTTCAACAGGGGATGCATGGTCCATAACCTGGATATCGTGGTGCTTGCGGCGCTCGATATCGACACCTCCTTTAACGTGAATGTCCTCACCGGAAACGATGGTTTCCTCCGGGGCGCCTCGGGCGGGCACTCCGACACCGCTGCCGGCTCGTCGCTCTGTATCGTAGTGGCTCCCTCCTTCCGGGGCGGTGTGCCAACCATCAAGGAGCACATCCCTACGGTGGTAACGCCCGGAGAGACGGTAGACGCCGTGGTAACGGAGCGGGGTATCTGCATCAACCCGCGGCGTGAGGATCTGCTGCAGGAGGCCACAAGAGCGGGCCTTCCCGTTGTGGATATCGAAAAACTCCACCATGATGTGACGCAACTCACCGGAAAACCACGACCCGTGGAGTATGACTACGACAAGGTGGTGGCGCTGGTGGAATACCGGGATGGTACCATAATCGACTGTGCCTATAAGGTGCAGGAATAA
- a CDS encoding aconitate hydratase: protein MGQTLCEKIMGGHIVEGAWGPGKPLAIRIDQTLSQDATGTMANLEFEAMGVDRVQTELSVSYVDHNMVQQDFKNPDDHRFMQDIAAKYGMVYSPPGNGICHQVHLERFARPGRTLLGCDSHTPTAGGAGMIAIGSGGLDVAMAMAGEPFWVTTPKVVGIKLSGSLPPCVSAKDVILEVLRRIGVKGGVGKVLEYFGPGVESLSVPERATITNMGAETGATTSLFPSDSRTRQWLAVQQREEQWTPMQGDGEEDYDEIIEIDLSSLEPLVAQPFQPDNVVPVAEIEGMAVDQVMFGSCTNSSLRDIMAVAHLLEGNRVSHAVDAGISPGSRQVLRAAEDAGALKTLIASGVRLLEVSCGACIGMGFAPPTEGVSLRTINRNFLGRCGHKSGRVYLVSPEVAAASAVSGTLTDPRRYSEENGFDRFVFALPGRLPVDDSGFIFPPEEARGAEVEVRRGPNIAPLPEMNPLEEEVNSEVLLKLGDDITTDHIMPAGTRVLPFRSNIPVISKFVFEVVDETFPDRALKAGNGCLVGGHNYGQGSSREHAALAPRYLGVRMVIAKSFARIHLANLVNFGILPLVFEDESDYDRVDQGHGLSIRREELVISAPLTVRDTTTGASFRCTIPLSERDLEMIRLGGKLNWIKEKHSQA, encoded by the coding sequence ATGGGACAGACACTCTGCGAAAAGATCATGGGCGGGCACATCGTCGAGGGCGCGTGGGGGCCCGGGAAGCCGCTGGCCATCAGGATCGACCAGACGCTTTCCCAGGACGCCACGGGGACCATGGCGAACCTGGAGTTCGAGGCCATGGGTGTGGACAGGGTGCAGACCGAGCTGTCTGTAAGCTATGTGGACCACAACATGGTCCAGCAGGATTTCAAGAATCCCGACGACCACCGCTTTATGCAGGACATAGCGGCGAAATACGGCATGGTCTACTCCCCGCCGGGGAACGGGATCTGCCACCAGGTGCATCTCGAACGCTTCGCCCGGCCCGGCCGGACGTTGCTGGGCTGTGATTCCCACACCCCCACCGCCGGCGGGGCCGGGATGATCGCCATCGGGTCCGGCGGTCTCGATGTGGCCATGGCCATGGCGGGCGAGCCCTTCTGGGTGACCACCCCCAAGGTGGTGGGCATCAAGCTTTCCGGGAGCCTTCCGCCCTGCGTCTCCGCCAAGGACGTTATCCTGGAGGTGCTCCGCCGGATCGGCGTCAAAGGCGGCGTGGGCAAGGTGCTGGAGTACTTCGGTCCCGGTGTGGAGAGCCTCTCCGTACCCGAGCGGGCTACCATCACCAACATGGGCGCCGAGACAGGGGCCACCACCTCCCTTTTCCCCAGCGACAGCCGCACCAGACAGTGGCTGGCCGTCCAGCAGCGGGAAGAGCAGTGGACCCCCATGCAGGGGGACGGAGAGGAAGACTACGACGAGATCATCGAGATCGATCTCTCCTCGCTGGAGCCGCTGGTGGCCCAGCCCTTCCAGCCCGACAATGTGGTGCCTGTTGCCGAGATCGAGGGGATGGCCGTCGACCAGGTGATGTTCGGTTCCTGCACCAACTCCTCGCTGCGGGATATCATGGCTGTGGCCCATCTGCTGGAGGGCAACCGGGTGAGTCACGCCGTAGACGCCGGGATCTCCCCGGGCAGCCGGCAGGTTCTTAGAGCCGCCGAGGATGCCGGTGCGCTCAAGACCCTGATCGCCTCGGGTGTCCGTCTGCTGGAGGTCAGCTGCGGTGCCTGCATCGGCATGGGTTTCGCTCCGCCCACCGAAGGGGTCTCGCTGCGGACGATCAATCGGAACTTCCTCGGCCGCTGCGGCCACAAGAGCGGCAGGGTCTACCTGGTGAGTCCCGAGGTGGCGGCGGCCTCGGCTGTCAGCGGCACGCTCACCGATCCCCGGCGCTACAGTGAGGAGAACGGTTTCGACCGCTTTGTCTTTGCCCTTCCCGGGCGGCTTCCTGTGGACGACAGCGGCTTTATCTTTCCGCCGGAGGAGGCCCGGGGCGCGGAGGTCGAGGTTCGGCGGGGCCCCAACATCGCCCCGCTCCCCGAGATGAACCCCCTGGAGGAGGAGGTCAACAGCGAGGTGCTGCTGAAACTGGGCGACGACATCACCACCGACCACATCATGCCCGCCGGAACCAGGGTGCTGCCCTTTCGGTCAAACATCCCGGTGATCTCGAAGTTTGTCTTCGAGGTGGTGGACGAAACCTTCCCCGACCGGGCCCTGAAGGCCGGCAACGGCTGCCTTGTCGGCGGCCACAACTACGGCCAGGGATCCAGCCGCGAGCACGCCGCTCTGGCTCCCCGCTACCTGGGTGTCCGCATGGTGATCGCCAAGAGCTTTGCCCGGATCCATCTGGCCAATCTGGTCAATTTCGGCATCCTCCCCCTGGTGTTCGAGGACGAGAGCGACTACGACAGGGTGGACCAGGGGCACGGTCTCTCTATCAGGCGGGAGGAGCTTGTCATATCGGCTCCCCTTACAGTGCGGGACACCACCACGGGGGCGTCCTTCCGCTGCACGATCCCCTTGAGCGAGCGGGATCTGGAGATGATCCGTCTGGGCGGCAAGCTCAACTGGATCAAGGAGAAACACAGCCAGGCATAG
- the icd gene encoding isocitrate dehydrogenase (NADP(+)), with amino-acid sequence MEQGEKIRIENGQVVVPDTPVIPFIEGDGIGVDITPAAIKVVDAVVAKTYGGTKQIVWKEILAGEKALRECGEVLPRETLDAIREYRVAIKGPLTTPVGGGFRSLNVTIRQTMELFACVRPVKWLKGVPSPVKRPEDVDIVIFRENMEDLYAGIEWPADSPEAADLRNFLKERYDIDIPEDSGLGIKPISRRRTRDIVGLAMEYLLQNGRKRLTIVQKGNVMKYTEGAFKAWAYEYLQEQYGDRIITEEELYDRHDGEIPEGKVLVNDRIADNMFQQMLLRSSEYDIVVTPNLNGDYLSDMTAAQVGGLGMAPGANMGRTMAVFEATHGSAPKHAGMNRANPSSLLFSARMMLDFLGWNEAADALERAVETTIGRKTVTYDLARQLEGATRLSTSAFADAIVANIDNT; translated from the coding sequence ATGGAACAGGGAGAGAAGATCCGCATTGAAAACGGGCAGGTGGTTGTTCCGGATACCCCGGTTATCCCATTCATAGAGGGAGACGGCATCGGTGTGGACATCACACCGGCTGCCATCAAAGTAGTCGATGCCGTTGTCGCCAAGACCTACGGCGGGACGAAACAGATCGTCTGGAAGGAGATCCTGGCCGGCGAGAAGGCCCTGCGGGAGTGCGGCGAGGTGCTGCCCCGGGAGACCCTGGACGCCATCCGGGAGTACCGCGTCGCCATCAAGGGGCCGCTCACCACGCCGGTGGGAGGCGGCTTCCGGAGCCTCAATGTGACCATCCGGCAGACCATGGAGCTCTTCGCCTGCGTCCGTCCCGTCAAGTGGCTCAAGGGGGTTCCCTCGCCGGTCAAACGGCCCGAGGATGTGGACATCGTGATCTTCCGGGAGAACATGGAGGATCTCTACGCCGGGATCGAATGGCCCGCCGACAGCCCCGAGGCGGCCGACCTCCGGAACTTTCTGAAAGAACGGTACGACATCGACATCCCCGAGGATTCCGGGCTGGGGATCAAACCCATCAGCCGCAGGCGGACCCGGGATATCGTGGGGCTGGCCATGGAGTATCTGCTGCAGAACGGCCGCAAACGCCTCACCATCGTCCAGAAGGGCAACGTCATGAAATACACCGAAGGCGCCTTCAAAGCCTGGGCCTACGAGTACCTGCAGGAACAGTACGGTGACCGCATCATCACCGAGGAGGAGCTCTACGACCGGCACGACGGCGAGATTCCCGAGGGGAAGGTCCTGGTCAACGACCGGATCGCCGACAACATGTTCCAGCAGATGCTGCTGCGGAGCAGCGAGTACGATATCGTGGTCACCCCCAACCTCAACGGCGACTACCTCTCCGACATGACCGCCGCGCAGGTGGGCGGACTGGGGATGGCCCCGGGCGCCAATATGGGGCGCACCATGGCCGTCTTCGAGGCCACCCACGGCTCCGCGCCGAAGCACGCCGGCATGAACCGGGCCAACCCCTCGTCGCTGCTCTTCTCGGCCCGGATGATGCTGGATTTCCTCGGCTGGAACGAGGCGGCCGACGCCCTGGAACGCGCCGTGGAGACCACCATCGGCCGGAAGACCGTTACCTACGACCTGGCGCGGCAGCTGGAAGGGGCCACCAGGCTCTCCACCTCGGCGTTTGCCGACGCCATCGTGGCCAATATCGACAATACCTAG